One genomic region from Mycobacterium basiliense encodes:
- a CDS encoding MlaD family protein has translation MAGLRGKPSSFELDGRGPSDRQLFAGGVTVVVIAALLTVALAAKSTGRLNDYVRVVADLVNVGDGLPKKSDVKYHGVLVGMVDSVVPATNGRPNQVHINLKPEYAKSIPGVVTARVVPSNVFAVSSVQLVDNGPGPSIRAGVHIPEDTRLPTVLFQTTITKLRSLLAAAGRGREDKSAGIIAALAAATDHRRVTLLNDGAHLNHLIEQLNSIVSADPGPSTVSALIDAAHGLAATAPDLLDALHQAVEPMQTIADRRSQLAGLLTGANHTVATTRQSLDNHLDQLISITTDLTPVLGVLAQKSDNFLPAVIKLDNLADKFMDEVWIPEAGVGNMRVNLSFTPSYSYTRADCPRYRDLKGPSCFTAPLVVVRPDLPEVLLPQNYQPPQDLAPPPGTVVGPDGNLVAVGPPLINPNPDLTDPNPPLPSWVTPAPRVPGTADPDDAPAPVPTPGPAGSAAPASFGGNVGPVGSQHERNVLALITGRRPNVATQLLLGPLARGTTVSLAGSHPEEGPK, from the coding sequence ATGGCCGGGTTGAGGGGTAAGCCAAGTTCCTTTGAGCTGGACGGCCGCGGACCCTCGGACCGGCAGCTGTTCGCCGGCGGAGTGACGGTTGTGGTTATCGCGGCCCTGCTCACCGTGGCGCTGGCGGCCAAATCGACCGGCCGGCTCAACGATTACGTGCGTGTCGTGGCCGATCTGGTCAACGTCGGGGACGGCCTTCCAAAAAAATCCGACGTCAAATATCACGGCGTGCTGGTCGGAATGGTCGACAGTGTGGTCCCCGCAACCAACGGGCGACCCAACCAAGTCCACATCAACCTCAAACCCGAATACGCCAAGTCGATCCCCGGTGTGGTGACCGCTCGCGTCGTCCCCAGCAATGTCTTCGCCGTCTCATCGGTACAGCTGGTGGACAACGGTCCCGGACCGAGTATTCGTGCCGGAGTGCACATTCCCGAAGACACCCGGCTGCCGACCGTGCTTTTTCAAACCACGATCACCAAGCTGCGCAGCCTGCTCGCCGCGGCCGGGCGCGGCCGGGAGGACAAGTCCGCTGGCATCATCGCCGCGTTGGCCGCGGCGACCGATCACCGTCGGGTTACCCTGCTCAACGACGGGGCTCATCTCAATCACCTTATCGAGCAGCTTAATTCGATTGTCAGCGCCGACCCCGGTCCCTCGACGGTCTCCGCGCTGATCGACGCGGCCCACGGGCTGGCCGCCACCGCGCCCGATCTGCTCGACGCCCTGCACCAGGCGGTGGAACCCATGCAGACCATCGCCGATCGCCGCAGTCAATTGGCCGGATTGTTGACCGGAGCCAATCACACGGTCGCAACCACGCGCCAATCCCTCGACAATCACCTTGACCAGTTGATCAGCATCACCACCGATCTCACGCCCGTGCTGGGGGTCCTGGCGCAAAAGTCGGACAACTTCCTGCCTGCGGTCATCAAACTGGATAACCTGGCCGACAAGTTTATGGACGAGGTCTGGATTCCAGAAGCCGGCGTCGGCAACATGCGAGTCAACCTCTCCTTCACCCCCAGCTACTCGTACACCCGCGCCGACTGCCCGCGATACCGTGATCTCAAGGGGCCGAGCTGTTTCACCGCGCCCCTGGTCGTGGTTCGACCGGATCTGCCGGAAGTGCTACTGCCACAGAACTATCAGCCACCTCAGGATCTCGCGCCGCCGCCGGGAACCGTTGTCGGCCCGGACGGCAACCTGGTCGCAGTCGGTCCCCCGTTGATCAATCCGAACCCGGACTTGACCGATCCCAACCCGCCCCTACCGTCGTGGGTTACTCCCGCGCCGCGGGTGCCGGGAACGGCCGACCCCGACGACGCGCCGGCACCCGTACCCACGCCCGGGCCGGCCGGATCGGCGGCACCAGCATCCTTTGGCGGCAATGTCGGTCCCGTCGGCAGCCAGCACGAGCGCAACGTGCTGGCCCTCATTACCGGCCGGCGGCCCAACGTCGCCACCCAGCTGCTGCTGGGTCCACTGGCGCGCGGAACGACGGTGTCGCTGGCCGGTTCACACCCGGAGGAGGGACCCAAATGA
- a CDS encoding ABC transporter permease, with amino-acid sequence MAVSTFGPPQTSVARLCGRATRPILRLGHMLVFFCRALIAVPIAMRQYRGEFLRLLSNITWGNGSIVVGGGTAGVALVLGITVGALVGIEGYNFLNLLGLGPATGFVSSLVNTRELVPLMASLAFAMQGGCRFTAQLGSMRISEEIDAMESIAIRPIPYLVSTRLIASVVAMIPLYVACLAIGYLTTQVVVGIASGGSTGSYLHYFTLMLSGQDMAYSLVKVVVFVWIAATIQCYYGFYASGGPEGVGVAAGHGMRASVTVVIIVNMLLTMALWGVDSGARFGG; translated from the coding sequence ATGGCGGTCTCCACCTTCGGCCCGCCGCAAACGTCGGTTGCTCGGCTCTGCGGCAGGGCCACCAGGCCGATCCTTCGACTCGGGCACATGCTGGTCTTTTTCTGCCGGGCGCTGATTGCCGTGCCCATCGCGATGCGCCAATACCGAGGCGAATTTCTGCGACTGTTGTCGAACATCACCTGGGGGAATGGCTCGATCGTGGTGGGCGGTGGTACCGCCGGGGTCGCCCTTGTCCTCGGTATCACCGTGGGCGCGCTCGTCGGCATCGAGGGCTACAACTTTCTCAACCTGCTGGGACTAGGACCCGCGACCGGCTTCGTGTCATCCCTGGTGAACACCCGCGAGTTGGTTCCACTGATGGCCTCGTTGGCATTTGCGATGCAGGGTGGCTGTCGATTCACCGCCCAACTCGGGTCGATGCGCATCTCGGAAGAGATCGACGCGATGGAATCGATTGCGATCCGACCGATTCCCTACCTGGTGAGCACCCGACTAATCGCCTCGGTGGTCGCTATGATCCCCCTCTACGTCGCATGCCTGGCGATCGGATACCTGACCACCCAGGTGGTGGTGGGCATCGCCAGCGGCGGCTCGACCGGCTCCTACCTGCACTACTTCACGTTGATGCTATCCGGCCAGGACATGGCCTATTCGTTGGTCAAGGTGGTCGTCTTCGTGTGGATCGCCGCCACAATCCAGTGCTACTACGGCTTCTACGCCAGCGGCGGTCCTGAGGGGGTAGGGGTAGCCGCCGGGCACGGCATGCGGGCCAGTGTCACGGTCGTGATCATCGTCAATATGCTGCTCACCATGGCGCTGTGGGGCGTTGATTCCGGTGCCAGGTTTGGTGGCTAG